The Erigeron canadensis isolate Cc75 chromosome 4, C_canadensis_v1, whole genome shotgun sequence genome window below encodes:
- the LOC122595313 gene encoding uncharacterized protein LOC122595313, which produces MDTSSYTLEDLTEEVRNRYTSKRDSTVFILFIDKYAVDQSFIMLDSNENFKGMLSMGEDEVTGEPYEDDDSDQCPSEESYHSRLSSDIEDDRLNYEGETYSNVKRNSTMKVYSRFSNVIDFRRALNHHAITNEFDYFIEKSEPTRFTARCINMECGWKIHASLMEDGITFQVQEHSCIRSNKAGNRRATQGWIANIVTDKLKSDGDVGVPDLMKWISKTYNVELPCHKVFRGKEQAYTDVYGKWEDSFVMIDDFKEELHARDPRSVVDIEFEKDGDKKRFLRFFISFAACSTGFLVGCRPNISLDACHLKGNFNGVLAAATAIDGNNSIFPVAYGVLESENTKSWTWFLELLERAIGTPNGLVISSDMQKGLEVAITQVYPNIEHRECIRHLYSNLKRHFHDDFFYFKLWGAAIAYCVNDHDRLLDEIDVVRKEAITYLNDNHNKIWSRCKFGTTSKCDYITNNISESFNSWVGDLRYRPVLDLLDAIREKLMKRFDKKRRNVKKWKGSLVPMAKNYVRTITKNLGEYAVSRSSDNRAEVTYKGKRWDVTLDEKKCSC; this is translated from the exons ATGGATACAAGCTCATATACCCTCGAGGATCTTACCGAAGAGGTGAGAAACCGATATACATCAAAGAGAGATTCAACGGTGTTCATTCTCTTTATTGACAAGTATGCGGTAGATCAATCTTTTATTATGTTGGATTCCAATGAGAACTTCAAGGGGATGCTTAGTAT GGGTGAAGATGAAGTTACCGGTGAACCatatgaagatgatgattcTGATCAGTGTCCAAGTGAAGAAAGTTATCATAGTCGTCTAAGTTCAGACATTGAGGATGACCGACTTAATTATGAAGGTGAAACTTATTCGAATGTTAAGAGAAATTCAACTATGAAAGTGTATTCAAGATTTTCAAATGTCATTGATTTTAGAAGAGCCTTGAACCATCATGCAATAACAAATGAGTTTGACTACTTCATTGAAAAAAGTGAACCGACACGATTCACTGCAAGGTGTATAAACATGGAGTGTGGCTGGAAAATTCATGCTAGTCTCATGGAAGATGGAATTACCTTTCAAGTAC AAGAACATTCCTGTATTCGTAGCAACAAGGCAGGTAATAGGCGTGCAACTCAAGGATGGATTGCTAATATCGTTACAGATAAGCTGAAATCTGATGGGGATGTTGGTGTTCCAGATCTTATGAAGTGGATTTCAAAAACATACAATGTAGAGCTACCATGCCATAAAGTCTTTAGAGGGAAAGAACAAGCTTACACTGATGTATATGGGAAATGGGAGGACTCATTCGTAATGATAGATGATTTCAAGGAGGAACTACATGCTAGGGACCCGAGAAGTGTTGTTGATATTGAATTTGAAAAGGATGGTGACAAGAAACGTTTTCTacgtttttttatatcatttgcAGCTTGCTCGACGGGCTTTCTTGTTGGTTGTCGTCCTAACATTAGCCTTGATGCTTGCCATTTGAAAGGGAATTTCAATGGTGTCTTAGCCGCTGCAACAGCTATAGATGGTAACAACTCTATTTTTCCGGTAGCCTATGGTGTACTTGAATCGGAGAATACAAAATCTTGGACATGGTTTCTTGAGTTACTAGAAAGAGCAATTGGGACGCCAAATGGTCTTGTTATTTCATCCGACATGCAAAAAGGTTTAGAAGTAGCCATTACACAAGTTTATCCTAACATTGAGCATAGAGAATGTATAAGGCACTTATATAGCAACTTGAAGAGGCATTTTCATGATGACTTCTTCTACTTTAAGCTATGGGGTGCTGCAATAGCTTACTGTGTTAATGACCATGACAGATTACTCGACGAAATTGATGTTGTACGTAAAGAGGCGATCACATATCTCAATGATAACCATAATAAGATATGGAGTCGATGCAAGTTTGGCACAACGTCTAAATGTGATTACATAACTAATAATATCTCTGAATCATTTAATTCTTGGGTAGGTGATTTGCGCTATCGCCCTGTTCTTGATCTCCTTGATGCCATTAGGGAAAAGCTTATGAAACGCTTTGATAAGAAAAGGAGAAATGTAAAAAAGTGGAAAGGCTCGTTAGTTCCTATGGCTAAGAACTATGTCAGAACTATCACCAAG AACTTAGGTGAATATGCAGTAAGTAGAAGCAGTGACAATCGAGCTGAAGTGACATACAAAGGAAAAAGATGGGATGTTACACTAGATGAGAAAAAATGCTCTTGTTGA